The Mesobacillus jeotgali genome window below encodes:
- the ytxC gene encoding sporulation protein YtxC — protein MIEIIFQKKQDAWNLYQHLVARLASWQETNSILLNEDRNRVLIPEEFYKKETLPLLKKSVYEFILKVKRDDWLRAILAESYFYCDSEEQDHILDIIYSVIEGNRKELVPFMEGVEEQGIIQSCINEIFNEKVSFSFDSFVMFRLKAYTEQLSKWVEIAIDEYKMEQEYQVFLHTLRGFLDDRKPQMSHLYLVIDENMVFYNQQFAEMKRSELFRSIDRKLLVNHPVYVDSGTIAPLLSIAPETIYLYTDDPHQPLVRTIINLFEERVKVNPITAFQDERANFFKENRENIQ, from the coding sequence TTGATTGAAATCATCTTCCAAAAAAAGCAGGATGCCTGGAATTTGTATCAGCATTTAGTTGCCAGGCTTGCTTCGTGGCAAGAAACGAATTCAATTCTTCTTAATGAAGATCGAAATAGAGTTTTAATTCCAGAAGAGTTTTATAAAAAGGAAACATTGCCGTTACTCAAAAAGAGTGTTTATGAATTTATATTAAAGGTGAAACGTGATGACTGGCTTAGGGCAATCCTTGCAGAATCCTATTTTTATTGTGACAGTGAAGAACAGGATCATATCCTTGATATCATCTATTCCGTCATCGAAGGCAACCGTAAAGAACTCGTTCCTTTCATGGAAGGTGTCGAGGAACAAGGGATCATACAGAGCTGCATCAATGAAATCTTTAATGAAAAAGTTTCATTCTCTTTTGATTCCTTTGTGATGTTCAGGCTGAAGGCGTATACTGAACAGCTTTCCAAATGGGTGGAAATTGCGATTGATGAATATAAGATGGAACAGGAGTACCAGGTTTTCCTGCATACACTTAGGGGGTTCCTTGATGATCGAAAACCGCAGATGTCCCATTTATATTTAGTGATTGATGAGAATATGGTCTTTTACAATCAGCAATTCGCTGAAATGAAGCGAAGCGAGTTGTTCAGGAGTATTGACCGCAAGCTGCTTGTCAACCACCCTGTCTATGTGGATTCAGGGACGATTGCCCCGTTGCTGTCGATTGCACCTGAAACGATCTATTTGTATACTGACGATCCCCACCAGCCGTTAGTGCGGACAATCATCAATCTTTTTGAAGAACGTGTCAAAGTCAATCCGATAACTGCATTTCAAGATGAAAGAGCAAACTTTTTTAAAGAGAATCGTGAAAATATACAATAG
- the dnaI gene encoding primosomal protein DnaI — MQNINETLKKLANNQNFQERYEAIKRQVMQDKHIKEFLDENADYITREMLDGSMSKLYEFSNQSKGCEDCESLAGCKNMIKGYEPELFIKGNFIDIKYDRCKKKVMHDEQQKNARLINSIFVPKEILKASFGDIELDDAGRFKAIKMAKDFVENYEAGKKQKGLFLHGPFGTGKSYLLGAIANELAQKQISSLIVYVPEFFREMKNAIGDHTVNDKLEAIKKANVLMLDDIGAETMSSWARDEILGTILQFRMLENLPTFFTSNFDLKGLEHHLTHSQRGEEEQLKAARIMERIKYLAEPVKVEGKNRRI; from the coding sequence TTGCAAAACATTAATGAAACATTGAAGAAGCTGGCGAATAACCAGAACTTCCAGGAGCGCTATGAAGCGATTAAGAGGCAGGTCATGCAGGATAAGCATATCAAGGAATTCCTGGATGAGAATGCGGATTATATCACCCGGGAAATGCTCGACGGCAGTATGTCAAAGCTGTATGAGTTCTCCAACCAGAGCAAAGGCTGTGAAGATTGCGAGAGCCTCGCAGGCTGTAAGAACATGATCAAGGGTTATGAACCGGAGCTTTTCATAAAAGGAAACTTCATTGATATAAAATATGACCGCTGCAAAAAGAAGGTCATGCATGATGAGCAGCAAAAGAATGCACGCCTGATCAATAGCATTTTTGTGCCTAAGGAAATTCTGAAGGCATCGTTCGGAGATATCGAGCTGGATGACGCCGGAAGGTTCAAAGCGATCAAAATGGCAAAGGACTTTGTTGAGAATTATGAGGCGGGCAAAAAGCAAAAGGGCTTGTTCCTTCATGGACCGTTCGGCACGGGTAAGTCCTACTTGCTTGGTGCAATCGCCAATGAACTTGCACAAAAACAAATCAGTTCCTTGATTGTCTATGTACCGGAATTTTTCAGGGAAATGAAGAATGCAATTGGAGACCATACTGTCAATGACAAGCTGGAAGCGATCAAGAAGGCGAATGTCCTTATGCTTGATGACATCGGAGCAGAAACGATGAGCAGCTGGGCAAGGGATGAAATCCTCGGAACAATCCTGCAGTTCAGGATGCTTGAGAACCTTCCGACTTTCTTTACTTCTAACTTTGACCTTAAAGGACTGGAGCATCATTTAACGCACAGTCAGCGGGGAGAAGAAGAACAATTGAAGGCGGCAAGGATCATGGAACGAATTAAATATCTTGCTGAGCCGGTAAAAGTCGAAGGCAAGAATCGCAGAATATAA
- a CDS encoding replication initiation and membrane attachment family protein, translated as MAQHWQETLPVDQYIVASGGLLHDYDRKVLTFLYQPLIGPACLSLYMTLWAELEENRLWSQPVTHHNLMTIMDMNLKDIYHARQKLEGMGLLKTYMKNEEGGRSFIYELQPPLTPEQFFLDGMLNVYLYRKVGKNQFLRLKRFFSDKTAGSEPGYEEITKAFQDVFLSVPPRALIHNEDSAADLDAEEGNVFIGREEASKIQIDPAEFNFDLLLGGLQESLIPKKAFTSKVKEAISNLAFLYGIDAIKMKNIVLGAVNAENEIDIEELRKAARDWYQFEHQDQLPALLDRTQPFQHQAGIDKPKTQEEKLVVYLEKTSPRQLLIDLTGGAEPSKGDLQIIEEVMFKQKLLPGVVNVLVQYVMLKTDMKLTKGYIEKIASHWSRKKISTVRDAMQLAKSEHKQYLEWAEGKKSPSSSGKRKPVRKEVLPDWFAKKNEGEPQGQTGSNTDPDFEIEKKKLEEELKKFKSGR; from the coding sequence ATGGCTCAGCATTGGCAAGAGACTTTGCCTGTGGACCAATATATTGTTGCGTCCGGCGGCTTATTGCATGACTACGATCGCAAGGTGCTTACTTTCTTATACCAGCCTTTGATTGGGCCAGCTTGTTTAAGCCTTTATATGACCTTATGGGCGGAATTGGAAGAGAACCGGCTTTGGTCCCAGCCTGTCACACACCATAATTTGATGACAATCATGGATATGAACCTGAAGGATATTTACCATGCCCGCCAAAAGCTTGAAGGCATGGGATTGCTGAAGACCTATATGAAAAATGAAGAGGGAGGGCGTTCATTCATTTATGAATTGCAGCCGCCCCTGACTCCTGAACAATTCTTCCTTGATGGCATGTTGAATGTCTATTTATATCGCAAGGTCGGCAAAAATCAGTTTTTGCGGCTCAAGCGATTTTTCAGCGATAAAACTGCTGGATCAGAGCCTGGATATGAGGAAATTACAAAAGCTTTCCAGGACGTGTTCCTGTCTGTACCTCCACGGGCACTCATCCATAATGAGGATTCAGCTGCCGACCTGGATGCGGAGGAAGGCAATGTTTTTATCGGCAGGGAGGAAGCTTCCAAAATACAGATCGATCCTGCTGAGTTCAACTTTGATTTACTACTGGGAGGGCTTCAGGAATCTCTTATCCCCAAAAAAGCTTTTACCTCGAAGGTTAAAGAAGCAATCAGCAATCTTGCCTTCCTTTATGGAATTGATGCCATCAAGATGAAGAATATTGTCCTGGGAGCTGTAAATGCTGAAAATGAAATCGATATTGAGGAATTGCGAAAGGCAGCCCGTGACTGGTATCAATTTGAGCACCAGGACCAGCTTCCTGCACTTCTGGATCGAACACAGCCTTTCCAGCATCAAGCCGGGATTGACAAACCGAAAACGCAGGAAGAGAAATTGGTCGTTTATCTTGAAAAAACATCCCCTCGCCAGCTGCTGATTGATCTTACAGGTGGTGCCGAGCCATCAAAAGGGGATCTGCAGATCATCGAGGAGGTTATGTTCAAGCAAAAGCTGCTGCCGGGAGTCGTGAATGTTTTAGTTCAATATGTTATGCTCAAGACGGATATGAAGCTGACAAAAGGTTATATCGAAAAGATTGCCAGCCATTGGTCACGGAAAAAAATCTCGACGGTCAGGGATGCGATGCAGCTGGCTAAAAGCGAGCACAAGCAGTATCTGGAGTGGGCAGAAGGCAAGAAATCTCCTTCTTCATCCGGAAAAAGAAAGCCAGTCCGCAAAGAAGTATTGCCGGATTGGTTCGCGAAAAAGAACGAGGGTGAACCTCAAGGTCAAACAGGTTCAAATACAGATCCTGATTTTGAAATAGAAAAGAAAAAGCTTGAAGAAGAACTGAAGAAATTCAAATCTGGGAGGTGA
- the nrdR gene encoding transcriptional regulator NrdR — protein sequence MKCPTCQNNSTRVLDSRPVDDSRSIRRRRECEACGFRFTTFEKVEEIPLIVVKKEGTREEFNREKLLRGLIKACEKRPVALKELEDLVSEVEKELRSHGVSEVKSEAVGEMVMDRLAKIDEVAYVRFASVYRQFKDINVFIDELKELLKKEQS from the coding sequence ATGAAATGTCCAACTTGCCAAAATAACTCTACCCGGGTTCTTGATTCAAGACCGGTTGACGATAGCCGATCAATTCGACGCAGACGCGAATGCGAAGCTTGCGGATTTCGCTTCACCACATTTGAGAAGGTTGAAGAAATTCCTTTGATTGTCGTAAAAAAAGAAGGTACACGCGAAGAGTTCAATCGGGAGAAACTCCTTCGCGGTCTGATTAAAGCCTGTGAAAAGCGGCCAGTTGCTTTGAAGGAGCTTGAAGATTTGGTTTCCGAAGTAGAAAAAGAACTTCGCAGCCATGGAGTTTCAGAAGTTAAGAGCGAAGCCGTTGGTGAGATGGTGATGGACAGGCTGGCTAAGATTGATGAAGTCGCCTATGTCCGATTCGCGTCTGTTTATCGCCAGTTTAAGGATATCAATGTCTTTATTGATGAATTGAAGGAGTTATTGAAGAAAGAGCAATCATAA
- the speD gene encoding adenosylmethionine decarboxylase — translation METMGRHVISELWGCDFEKLNDMDFIEQTFVGAALKSGAEIREVAFHKFAPQGVSGVVIISESHLTIHSFPEHGYASIDVYTCGDLDPNIAADYIAEALGAQTRENIEIPRGMGPVHVKQAQAKAL, via the coding sequence GTCATGTAATTTCTGAACTTTGGGGTTGCGATTTTGAAAAATTGAATGATATGGATTTTATTGAACAAACTTTTGTAGGAGCAGCATTGAAATCAGGTGCTGAAATCCGCGAGGTGGCTTTCCACAAATTTGCGCCACAAGGTGTAAGCGGAGTTGTCATTATTTCTGAATCTCATTTAACTATTCATAGCTTCCCAGAACACGGATACGCCAGCATTGATGTATACACTTGCGGCGATCTGGATCCTAACATTGCAGCTGACTATATTGCAGAAGCTCTTGGCGCTCAAACTCGTGAGAATATCGAAATTCCACGCGGCATGGGTCCTGTGCATGTGAAGCAAGCACAAGCTAAAGCTCTATAA